Proteins encoded within one genomic window of Pseudobacteroides sp.:
- a CDS encoding MFS transporter, giving the protein MKLTRLRKWLILINISISIFMATLDGSIVNIALPTMAEKFSSNISSIQWVVNAYLLAISVLLLVWGKMADIYGKKRIFMIGFIIFTVGSGLCGVSNSLLMLVIFRVIQAIGASSMMALSQGIVTSIFAPGERGKAFGITGSSVAIGSLAGPTLGGILVDSLGWHSIFLVNIPIGIIGILCTYFIIPEIKEEPDNKSFDILGALLFAGSILLLFMGFLFLQDQKISNVGFGLMIVASLVLMASFIIHEKRISYPLLDFSLFKIKLFLLGISTGFLSFISLNATIYFIPFYFEYVMKFSTLKAGILMSAYPLMTFIISPISGWLSDKISYRPLTIIGLSINVAVLFTISTFGTTTSTFVIVLLLALLGTGSAIFQSPNNSSVMGSVPKHQLGTAGGINALFRNLGMVSGTTISVILFSFTTHVNINKLTGEKADFQPEVFLKGFSVVFVFSACACIAALLLSVVRISLKRKKA; this is encoded by the coding sequence ATGAAGCTTACAAGATTAAGAAAATGGTTGATTTTAATTAATATATCAATATCAATATTTATGGCTACGTTGGATGGAAGCATAGTAAATATTGCCCTACCTACTATGGCCGAAAAGTTTTCAAGCAATATCAGTTCAATTCAATGGGTAGTAAATGCTTACCTGTTGGCTATATCTGTATTACTTCTGGTTTGGGGCAAGATGGCAGATATTTATGGTAAAAAGAGAATATTTATGATTGGTTTTATCATATTCACAGTTGGTTCAGGGCTTTGCGGAGTTTCAAACAGCTTGTTGATGTTGGTTATTTTCCGAGTGATTCAGGCTATTGGGGCTTCATCCATGATGGCACTCAGTCAAGGCATTGTTACATCAATTTTTGCTCCCGGAGAAAGGGGAAAAGCATTTGGAATTACCGGTTCATCTGTAGCTATCGGTAGTCTTGCTGGTCCTACATTGGGAGGTATACTGGTTGATTCGTTGGGGTGGCATTCAATTTTTCTTGTAAACATACCTATAGGGATAATTGGAATATTATGTACATATTTTATCATACCGGAGATCAAAGAAGAACCGGATAATAAGAGCTTTGATATTTTAGGGGCGTTGCTCTTTGCCGGATCGATACTGCTTCTGTTTATGGGGTTTTTATTTTTGCAGGATCAGAAGATATCAAACGTAGGCTTTGGACTTATGATTGTTGCATCATTGGTTTTAATGGCAAGTTTTATAATACACGAAAAAAGGATAAGCTATCCTTTGCTTGATTTCAGCCTATTTAAAATAAAGCTTTTTTTACTTGGTATAAGCACAGGTTTTCTATCATTCATTTCATTAAATGCGACGATATATTTTATACCGTTCTATTTTGAGTATGTTATGAAATTTAGCACATTGAAAGCGGGTATTCTTATGTCTGCATATCCTTTAATGACTTTCATAATATCGCCCATAAGCGGATGGCTGTCTGACAAAATAAGCTATAGGCCCCTCACTATTATAGGTCTTTCCATTAATGTAGCAGTTTTATTTACTATATCAACATTTGGCACTACCACATCAACATTTGTGATTGTTTTGCTTTTGGCTCTTTTAGGAACAGGTTCGGCTATATTCCAATCACCCAACAACAGCAGTGTTATGGGGAGCGTACCTAAGCATCAGCTTGGAACAGCAGGAGGAATAAATGCACTGTTCAGAAATCTGGGAATGGTGTCGGGAACTACAATTTCAGTGATTTTATTTTCATTTACTACACACGTTAACATAAATAAATTAACTGGAGAAAAAGCCGATTTTCAACCGGAGGTGTTTTTAAAGGGATTTAGCGTTGTTTTTGTTTTTTCGGCTTGTGCCTGCATTGCGGCACTTCTGTTAAGTGTAGTGAGAATTTCATTAAAGAGGAAAAAAGCATGA
- a CDS encoding diguanylate cyclase yields MSIRKITENKLFLGIVNFILIAVVGLFDFITGNEANVTILYLIPICIVTWYIGEISGIVAADLSAGAYLASDLVNKKAGTYGIVDIWNAVMFLAFFTVVVIILSRLKKTLIREKNMARIDFLTDIYNLKGFYDFGAREIDKCRRYLRPISVAYIDCDNFKYINDTYGHQTGDELLKMIAATIVDNVRVTDLAARLGGDEFAIMISETGQEAVKNVIERVRKSLQTMVQTKNWPVTFSVGVVIFNNAPETLDEAVKKADELMYKVKKNGKNKVIFDII; encoded by the coding sequence ATGAGTATCAGAAAGATAACTGAAAATAAATTATTCCTTGGCATTGTTAACTTTATTCTTATTGCCGTAGTTGGATTATTTGATTTTATTACCGGGAATGAGGCTAATGTGACAATACTTTATCTTATACCTATATGCATTGTTACGTGGTATATTGGAGAAATATCGGGAATTGTAGCAGCGGATTTGAGTGCAGGTGCGTATCTGGCATCAGACCTTGTAAATAAAAAAGCTGGAACTTATGGCATAGTAGATATTTGGAATGCAGTAATGTTTTTAGCATTTTTTACTGTGGTAGTAATAATTTTGTCAAGGCTGAAGAAGACCCTTATTAGAGAAAAAAATATGGCAAGGATTGATTTTCTTACGGATATATATAATCTTAAGGGATTTTATGATTTTGGTGCAAGGGAAATAGATAAGTGCAGAAGATACCTAAGACCAATATCTGTTGCATATATTGATTGTGACAATTTTAAATACATTAATGACACCTACGGCCATCAGACAGGAGATGAACTTCTTAAGATGATTGCAGCCACTATTGTAGATAATGTAAGAGTAACAGACCTGGCTGCAAGACTGGGTGGAGATGAATTTGCCATAATGATATCGGAAACTGGACAAGAGGCTGTTAAGAATGTAATTGAAAGGGTAAGGAAAAGCCTCCAAACTATGGTTCAGACAAAGAACTGGCCCGTTACATTCAGTGTAGGGGTTGTGATTTTCAATAATGCACCTGAGACACTGGATGAGGCTGTAAAAAAGGCTGATGAGCTTATGTACAAGGTTAAGAAAAACGGTAAGAACAAAGTTATTTTTGATATTATATGA
- the tsaB gene encoding tRNA (adenosine(37)-N6)-threonylcarbamoyltransferase complex dimerization subunit type 1 TsaB gives MKVLAVDTSSTIAAVAIIENEVLLGEYFVNNKKTHSQKLMPMIKELTESLGLNPAEIDIFAASVGPGSFTGLRIGVTSIKAMAYALEKPVVSIPTLDALAYNYPASNAIICPIMDARNNQVYTAFYRFKDQPLRESEYMALPIASLMQILIETEENICFVGDGVERHRDYLLNELGQKCSFAPHNLILNRASSVAQLALARAIDGKVESPVDMIPFYLRKSQAEQEYDKRNGEKSNE, from the coding sequence TTGAAAGTATTAGCTGTAGATACATCATCAACCATAGCAGCAGTAGCGATAATTGAAAATGAAGTGCTTTTAGGCGAATATTTTGTAAATAATAAAAAGACTCACTCTCAAAAGCTTATGCCAATGATTAAAGAGCTTACCGAAAGCTTGGGACTTAATCCTGCAGAAATTGATATTTTTGCGGCATCAGTAGGGCCAGGCTCTTTTACCGGTCTAAGGATTGGAGTTACCAGCATAAAGGCTATGGCTTATGCACTGGAAAAGCCTGTTGTAAGTATTCCTACATTGGATGCATTGGCATACAATTATCCAGCATCTAATGCAATAATATGTCCAATAATGGATGCAAGGAATAACCAGGTATATACTGCTTTCTACAGGTTTAAGGATCAGCCTCTCCGCGAGTCAGAATACATGGCGTTGCCCATTGCGAGCTTGATGCAGATTCTTATTGAGACCGAAGAAAATATATGTTTTGTGGGAGACGGTGTAGAAAGACACCGGGATTATTTATTAAATGAGCTTGGTCAAAAATGCAGTTTTGCACCGCACAACCTTATTTTAAATAGGGCATCTTCTGTTGCACAATTAGCTTTGGCAAGAGCTATCGATGGTAAAGTTGAAAGCCCTGTTGACATGATCCCGTTTTATTTGAGAAAATCTCAGGCAGAGCAGGAGTATGACAAGAGAAACGGAGAAAAGTCAAATGAGTGA
- the rimI gene encoding ribosomal protein S18-alanine N-acetyltransferase, with amino-acid sequence MSDFKVVPMNLEHVNDIMIVESLSFSIPWSKNAFIEEITKNSFAYYYAGIYKGKAVGYGGMWQVFDEGHVTNIAVHPEFRKIGIASRILEFMIGESINKGIQRMTLEVRKSNVSAINLYQKYGFINEGIRKSYYADNGEDAVIMWKHKMDINAS; translated from the coding sequence ATGAGTGATTTTAAAGTTGTTCCAATGAATTTAGAGCATGTTAATGACATTATGATTGTTGAAAGTTTAAGTTTTTCTATTCCATGGTCAAAAAATGCTTTCATTGAGGAAATAACTAAAAATTCATTTGCATATTATTATGCGGGTATCTATAAGGGCAAGGCTGTGGGTTATGGCGGTATGTGGCAGGTCTTTGACGAGGGTCATGTTACAAACATTGCGGTACACCCCGAATTTAGAAAAATTGGTATAGCGAGCAGAATTTTAGAGTTTATGATTGGAGAATCAATTAATAAGGGTATACAAAGAATGACCCTTGAGGTCAGAAAAAGTAATGTATCTGCGATAAATTTATATCAAAAGTATGGCTTTATTAATGAAGGAATCAGGAAATCGTATTATGCTGACAATGGTGAAGACGCAGTAATTATGTGGAAGCATAAAATGGACATTAATGCTTCCTAA
- the tsaE gene encoding tRNA (adenosine(37)-N6)-threonylcarbamoyltransferase complex ATPase subunit type 1 TsaE — MKSFKTVSQDETAALGRKLGELLKAGDVVCLIGDLGTGKTAFTKGIAEALGVQGYITSPTFTFVNEYQGRIPMFHFDVYRIGDPEDLFEIGFEEYLERDGIVVIEWANMIKEILPSDYIWVEIRKDINADFNMRIIEIEFVGNNYCSIKDM; from the coding sequence ATGAAAAGCTTTAAAACTGTTTCGCAGGATGAAACTGCGGCACTTGGAAGAAAACTTGGTGAACTGCTTAAAGCAGGGGATGTTGTTTGTCTTATAGGTGATCTTGGTACCGGTAAAACAGCTTTTACAAAAGGAATAGCTGAGGCTCTTGGGGTACAAGGTTATATAACAAGCCCCACTTTTACTTTTGTCAATGAGTATCAGGGAAGGATTCCAATGTTTCATTTCGATGTTTATAGAATAGGTGATCCGGAGGATTTGTTTGAAATAGGTTTTGAGGAATACCTTGAGAGAGACGGTATTGTTGTTATAGAATGGGCAAACATGATAAAGGAAATACTTCCTTCTGATTATATCTGGGTTGAAATCAGGAAGGATATTAATGCTGATTTTAATATGAGAATAATAGAGATAGAGTTTGTGGGGAACAATTATTGCAGTATTAAAGATATGTAA
- a CDS encoding ATP-binding protein, producing the protein MSGFERLSYDKLRNECNPRQFDFNSTAELQTLDGIIGQERAVKSMEFGLNIRLRGYNIYMSGLTGTGKTSFALNQIKKIALKEKVPDDWCYVYNFNKSNQPTALNLPAGLGKVFRKDMDEFIKAMKIEIAKTFESDDYEKEKNDIVKDYQEQRDLLLEKLNKDAEAQGFKVKTTNAGIYFLPIVEGKTISEQEYGDLEEDVKHEINEKSNVLQIETMEIIRKIKFIEKEAEEKVSEWENKIALFAVGMHINDLKDKYRDYSKISAYLDEVQEDILKNLNDFREDEVPEDQQQVLFPWPKSIGASIDKYKVNLLVDNSELSGAPVISEFNPTYYNLLGRIEYENEFGTMTTDFTLIKPGVLHQANGGYLILQAKDVLNNVQSWEALKRVLKEKKITIENLKEQMGLVAVSAIKPEAIPLNVKIILVGSEHLYQALYDYDEDFKKLFKVKVDFDDVMDRNTENITKLAQFIAGFCERENSLHFDPTGVAKVVEYCSMLVEDQVKLTTRLNDIIEILCESSTWAALEGSEYVTSKHVKKAFEEKVYRSNRYDKRLLEMVKDGTILIDTSGEVVGQINGLSIIDVGDYYFGKPSRITANTYIGERGIVNIEREVEMSGTSHSKGVLILGAYIGEKYAQEMPLSLTASLCFEQLYSGVDGDSASSAELYAILSSLAEVPINQGIAVTGSVNQKGEIQPIGGATSKIEGFFEICKARGLSGKQGVIIPHQNVRNLVLNDEIIEAVKNNKFHIYPVKYIDEGIEILTGIGAGKKNSRGEYPKGTINYLVYKKLKRYALKSSNFGKEDIKKASTSKRSKEKGSPQSITS; encoded by the coding sequence ATGTCAGGCTTTGAGAGGTTGTCTTATGATAAACTCAGAAATGAGTGCAATCCGAGACAGTTTGATTTTAATAGCACTGCAGAGCTTCAAACACTAGACGGTATAATAGGCCAGGAAAGAGCTGTTAAATCAATGGAATTCGGGCTCAACATCAGATTAAGAGGCTACAATATTTATATGTCAGGCCTGACCGGTACCGGTAAAACGAGCTTTGCATTGAATCAAATAAAAAAGATAGCACTTAAGGAAAAGGTACCTGATGACTGGTGTTATGTATATAACTTTAATAAATCCAACCAGCCGACGGCATTAAACTTACCAGCAGGTCTCGGCAAAGTGTTTCGCAAGGACATGGACGAGTTTATAAAAGCAATGAAAATAGAGATTGCAAAAACCTTTGAGAGCGATGATTATGAGAAAGAAAAAAATGATATTGTAAAAGATTATCAGGAACAAAGGGATTTACTGCTGGAAAAACTAAATAAGGATGCTGAAGCACAGGGGTTCAAGGTAAAGACAACCAATGCAGGTATATACTTTTTACCTATAGTTGAGGGAAAAACCATAAGCGAGCAGGAGTATGGGGATCTTGAAGAGGATGTAAAACATGAAATAAACGAAAAATCAAATGTTCTGCAAATAGAAACAATGGAGATAATCCGTAAGATAAAATTCATAGAAAAGGAAGCCGAAGAAAAAGTAAGTGAATGGGAGAACAAAATCGCCCTATTTGCAGTAGGAATGCATATTAATGATTTAAAGGATAAATATAGGGATTATAGCAAGATCAGTGCTTATTTGGATGAGGTGCAGGAGGATATATTAAAAAATTTGAATGACTTCAGGGAGGATGAGGTGCCTGAAGATCAGCAGCAGGTTCTTTTTCCATGGCCTAAAAGTATAGGGGCTTCCATAGATAAGTATAAAGTAAATCTGTTGGTTGATAACAGTGAACTAAGCGGTGCTCCTGTAATTAGTGAATTTAATCCTACCTACTATAATCTTTTGGGAAGAATTGAATACGAGAATGAATTTGGGACTATGACAACAGATTTTACCCTGATCAAGCCAGGTGTACTTCATCAGGCAAACGGCGGGTACTTGATTTTGCAGGCAAAGGATGTATTAAACAATGTTCAGTCATGGGAAGCCTTAAAAAGGGTTTTAAAAGAGAAAAAGATAACAATAGAGAATCTAAAGGAGCAGATGGGGTTGGTTGCCGTATCTGCTATTAAGCCTGAGGCCATTCCGTTGAATGTTAAAATCATACTGGTGGGAAGTGAACACCTTTATCAGGCTCTGTATGACTATGATGAGGATTTTAAAAAGCTTTTCAAGGTAAAAGTGGATTTTGATGATGTAATGGACAGAAATACGGAAAATATAACTAAGCTGGCCCAGTTTATTGCAGGATTTTGCGAAAGGGAAAATTCACTGCATTTTGACCCTACCGGGGTGGCAAAAGTAGTTGAGTATTGCTCCATGTTGGTGGAAGATCAAGTGAAGCTTACCACCAGGCTAAACGACATAATAGAGATTTTATGTGAGTCCTCCACCTGGGCTGCATTAGAAGGAAGCGAGTATGTGACATCAAAGCATGTTAAAAAGGCTTTTGAGGAAAAGGTATACAGGTCCAACAGGTACGATAAACGGCTTCTGGAAATGGTTAAAGACGGTACCATACTCATTGATACGAGCGGTGAGGTGGTAGGCCAGATTAACGGTCTGTCTATAATAGACGTTGGTGATTATTACTTTGGAAAGCCTTCCAGAATAACTGCCAATACATATATAGGTGAAAGAGGTATTGTTAATATTGAGCGTGAAGTGGAGATGAGCGGTACTTCCCATTCGAAGGGTGTTCTGATATTGGGTGCATATATAGGAGAAAAGTATGCACAGGAAATGCCCCTTTCTCTGACTGCAAGCTTGTGCTTTGAACAGCTTTACAGCGGTGTTGACGGTGATAGTGCATCGAGTGCTGAGCTTTATGCCATATTGTCAAGCCTGGCGGAAGTGCCTATAAACCAAGGAATAGCTGTTACAGGCTCTGTAAATCAAAAGGGCGAGATACAACCTATCGGTGGAGCTACGAGCAAAATTGAGGGCTTTTTTGAGATTTGCAAGGCACGAGGATTGTCAGGAAAGCAGGGAGTTATTATTCCTCATCAGAATGTAAGGAACCTGGTATTGAACGACGAGATAATTGAAGCGGTTAAAAACAATAAATTTCATATATATCCGGTAAAGTATATTGATGAGGGCATAGAAATTCTGACGGGCATAGGTGCAGGGAAAAAGAATAGCAGGGGTGAATACCCCAAGGGAACAATAAATTATCTTGTTTACAAAAAGCTGAAGCGGTATGCATTAAAGTCAAGTAACTTTGGAAAAGAGGACATTAAAAAAGCAAGTACATCAAAGAGATCAAAGGAAAAAGGCAGTCCACAATCCATAACATCCTAG
- a CDS encoding flavodoxin domain-containing protein, with product MQEIKKNIYWLGIKDWELREFHGHELSTHRGSTYNSYFIKDKKNVLIDTVWYPHKEQFEEILEKEVGGIENIDMIVINHSEPDHAGCLGYIMAKKPDIPIYCTKHGVDILKKHFHKDWNFNIVKTGDTVNIGEYDLVFVEMRMIHWPDSMMTYVKGANLVFSNDAFGQHYSAAGLFNDEVDTCELYQEAIKYYANILTPMSGLIRNKVEEVKALNLPIDIIAPSHGVLWRDNPVQIIDKYYEWSKEYHENSVVIIYDTMYDATKKLAEAIGEGLGKNNIKYKLFNSAVSDSSDLITEIFKAKGVIVGSCTVNNTVLSSIAAMLEEIKAHKYKGKIGAGFGSYGWSGESPKIITKALEDAGLKVVLEPIKVEYQPTYEDIQKAIEFGENFVSHMK from the coding sequence ATGCAGGAGATTAAGAAGAATATATACTGGCTCGGTATAAAGGATTGGGAGCTTAGAGAATTCCATGGGCATGAGCTGTCTACTCATAGAGGTTCAACATATAACTCATATTTTATTAAGGATAAGAAAAATGTTCTGATAGATACGGTTTGGTATCCCCATAAGGAACAATTCGAAGAGATTCTGGAGAAAGAAGTGGGCGGCATAGAAAATATTGACATGATAGTTATAAACCATTCGGAACCTGATCATGCAGGCTGCCTTGGATATATCATGGCAAAGAAACCTGATATACCCATCTACTGTACCAAGCATGGTGTGGATATATTGAAGAAGCATTTTCACAAGGACTGGAACTTTAATATAGTTAAAACAGGTGATACTGTCAATATAGGAGAGTATGATCTTGTATTTGTTGAAATGAGAATGATCCATTGGCCTGACAGCATGATGACTTATGTTAAGGGAGCAAACCTTGTGTTCTCCAATGATGCATTTGGTCAGCATTATTCTGCAGCAGGACTTTTTAATGATGAAGTGGATACATGCGAGCTCTATCAAGAAGCCATCAAGTATTATGCAAATATACTTACACCAATGAGCGGACTTATTAGGAACAAGGTTGAGGAGGTTAAGGCATTAAACCTTCCTATCGATATAATTGCTCCAAGTCATGGGGTTTTATGGAGAGATAATCCTGTACAGATAATAGATAAGTACTATGAGTGGTCAAAGGAATACCATGAGAACTCAGTTGTGATAATATACGATACTATGTACGATGCGACAAAGAAGTTGGCAGAGGCTATAGGAGAAGGTCTTGGCAAAAACAACATAAAATACAAATTGTTCAATTCTGCTGTTTCGGACAGCAGTGATCTTATTACGGAAATATTTAAGGCAAAGGGTGTTATTGTGGGAAGTTGTACTGTAAACAACACTGTACTATCTTCCATCGCAGCAATGCTTGAAGAAATAAAGGCCCACAAATATAAAGGTAAAATAGGAGCAGGTTTCGGAAGCTATGGATGGAGCGGAGAATCACCTAAAATAATTACAAAGGCATTGGAAGATGCCGGGTTAAAGGTTGTGTTGGAGCCTATAAAGGTTGAATATCAACCAACATATGAGGATATACAAAAGGCAATTGAATTTGGAGAAAATTTTGTAAGTCACATGAAATAA
- a CDS encoding phosphatase PAP2 family protein, which produces MINSRIGPIFVRILFLVTLPLINIIHTALNNYRGNVNILRTYIDNIIPFEKIFIVPYLLWFFYFVSILVYFAIVDKKYYFRLLFSILVGNLLCFVVYYFYPTTVPRPDVIGNDILSYLVKLTYKSDNPFNCFPSVHVLNALLASMYLFNYNKKIAVRSFSVIAFVLITLSTLFVKQHYILDAVASSIIGVSMYVVFTSDYIWSTLYMKRMLYFFIPGLAKKDYAKVD; this is translated from the coding sequence ATGATAAATAGTAGAATAGGCCCCATTTTTGTCAGGATATTATTTTTAGTTACCCTGCCGCTAATAAACATAATTCATACCGCATTGAACAACTACAGAGGCAACGTCAATATTTTAAGAACTTATATAGATAATATTATTCCATTTGAGAAAATCTTTATAGTACCCTATCTTTTATGGTTTTTTTACTTTGTATCTATATTGGTTTATTTCGCCATCGTGGATAAAAAGTACTACTTCAGGCTATTATTCAGCATTTTAGTGGGAAACCTTCTGTGCTTTGTAGTATACTATTTTTACCCTACAACAGTGCCCAGGCCCGATGTGATTGGAAATGATATACTTTCGTATTTAGTCAAGCTTACCTATAAGAGCGATAATCCTTTTAACTGTTTCCCAAGCGTACATGTTCTGAATGCTTTGCTTGCATCAATGTACCTGTTTAATTATAATAAGAAAATTGCAGTAAGGTCCTTTTCAGTTATTGCATTTGTTCTTATAACCCTATCCACACTATTTGTAAAGCAGCATTATATACTTGATGCAGTGGCATCATCAATAATAGGGGTCTCCATGTATGTGGTGTTTACATCCGACTATATATGGAGTACATTGTATATGAAAAGGATGCTTTACTTCTTTATACCGGGGTTGGCAAAAAAGGATTATGCAAAGGTTGATTAA
- a CDS encoding amidohydrolase: protein MLLIKNARIISMESTDYDNGYILADKGKIVDIGSMERFSETQIEKKYSIKTVIDANNNYVLPGFIDAHCHVGMWEDSVGFEGDDGNEMTDPVMPHLRAIDGVYHMDRAFVEAREAGVTTVVTGPGSANVLGGQFAALKTYGRSVDEMVLKEPVALKAAFGENPKTVYNEKRQTPMTRMATAALLRENLAKAQEYKKMLDDYNNDPEENDKPEYDIKMDALLKIINKEVPLKAHAHRADDILTALRIAKEFDIKVTIEHCTEGYMIKDLLLEEGVEACLGPLLTDRSKIELRNQSIKSPGILSNAGVNVAITTDHPCVPIQHLSLSAAMAVKEGMDERKALQSITINAAKITGIDDRVGSLAVGKDADIVIFDGNPLELKTNVQNTIINGILVYEREKNEKL from the coding sequence ATGTTACTGATTAAAAATGCCAGAATTATAAGCATGGAAAGTACAGATTATGATAATGGCTATATCTTAGCTGATAAAGGAAAAATAGTAGATATCGGATCAATGGAGAGGTTTAGTGAAACACAGATTGAAAAGAAATATTCAATTAAAACTGTTATAGATGCAAATAATAATTATGTGTTACCCGGCTTTATAGATGCACACTGCCATGTAGGAATGTGGGAAGATTCTGTGGGATTTGAGGGTGATGACGGAAATGAGATGACCGATCCTGTAATGCCTCATTTGAGAGCAATCGACGGCGTATACCATATGGACAGAGCTTTTGTAGAAGCAAGGGAAGCAGGTGTAACGACAGTAGTTACAGGTCCGGGAAGTGCAAATGTTCTGGGAGGTCAGTTTGCAGCATTAAAGACATATGGAAGAAGCGTTGATGAGATGGTTTTAAAGGAGCCTGTAGCACTTAAGGCGGCTTTTGGAGAAAACCCAAAAACCGTTTACAATGAGAAAAGGCAGACTCCAATGACTAGAATGGCTACTGCGGCCCTGCTGCGTGAAAATTTAGCAAAAGCACAAGAATATAAAAAGATGCTGGATGATTATAATAATGATCCGGAGGAAAATGACAAACCTGAGTATGACATTAAAATGGATGCGTTACTTAAAATTATAAATAAAGAGGTTCCGTTAAAAGCTCATGCTCATAGAGCTGATGATATTTTGACAGCTCTAAGGATTGCTAAGGAATTTGATATTAAAGTTACTATAGAGCATTGTACAGAAGGATACATGATTAAGGACCTTCTGTTGGAGGAAGGTGTAGAGGCTTGTTTAGGTCCTTTGCTTACCGACAGATCAAAGATTGAACTTAGAAACCAAAGCATTAAATCTCCAGGGATTTTGTCAAATGCGGGAGTAAATGTGGCAATAACAACCGACCACCCATGTGTTCCTATTCAGCACTTAAGCCTGTCTGCTGCTATGGCAGTAAAAGAAGGCATGGATGAAAGGAAAGCACTCCAGTCGATAACTATAAATGCTGCAAAAATTACAGGTATTGACGACAGGGTTGGAAGTCTGGCTGTGGGTAAGGATGCTGATATTGTCATTTTTGATGGGAATCCATTAGAGTTAAAGACAAATGTGCAGAACACTATAATAAACGGCATTTTGGTTTATGAAAGGGAAAAGAATGAAAAGCTTTAA
- a CDS encoding TIGR00730 family Rossman fold protein has product MGKVICVYSSSSDSIDRAYFDCAKMLGYALAKRGCTMIFGGGMTGLMGECARTVHQYNGKVVGIIPKSLNVTGIVYEKCDELIVTQGMRERKGLMDEKSDAFIALPGGFGTLEEILEIITLKQLQYHNKPIVILNACGFYDNLKSQFQTIIDRKFAKEECNDLFYVTDSVDDALEYIANYVPHVFGCRWLT; this is encoded by the coding sequence ATGGGAAAAGTCATATGTGTATATAGTTCTTCAAGCGATTCCATAGATAGGGCATATTTTGATTGTGCTAAAATGTTGGGATACGCACTGGCAAAAAGAGGATGTACAATGATTTTCGGTGGAGGAATGACGGGTCTTATGGGGGAATGTGCAAGAACAGTTCATCAATACAATGGAAAAGTTGTAGGTATAATCCCCAAGTCATTGAATGTGACGGGCATTGTATATGAAAAGTGCGATGAGCTTATTGTTACTCAGGGTATGAGGGAGAGAAAAGGGTTGATGGATGAAAAGTCCGATGCATTTATAGCATTACCCGGCGGTTTTGGCACCCTGGAAGAGATTCTTGAAATAATAACATTAAAACAGCTTCAATATCATAACAAACCTATTGTAATATTAAATGCGTGCGGATTTTATGACAATCTGAAAAGCCAGTTCCAAACAATCATAGACAGGAAATTTGCAAAAGAGGAATGCAATGATTTATTTTATGTTACGGATTCTGTAGATGATGCATTGGAATATATAGCCAACTATGTACCCCATGTTTTTGGCTGCAGGTGGCTCACTTAA